The Candidatus Zixiibacteriota bacterium genome includes a window with the following:
- a CDS encoding 4Fe-4S binding protein has protein sequence MGVLKDIKNLILGLTITGPYLCRHAVTVQYPEEKRDDIPERSRGVVVLLSDKETGELNCTACELCMRTCPTGAIRIKSHRDENKRKVLDSFVVETALCCYCGMCEEACNFCAIKMATMYEFSTTDINDTVWDMKKLQKYGRNVPYEDTRKKKSAAAEKPAPKPDAGKPAEAKAEEAPKPVEGAKPEAPAASDEKKDETNKGDEQ, from the coding sequence ATGGGTGTTTTAAAAGATATTAAGAACCTCATCTTGGGCCTCACTATAACCGGGCCGTATCTGTGCAGACATGCCGTAACGGTGCAGTATCCGGAAGAAAAAAGAGACGACATACCGGAACGCTCGCGTGGTGTGGTCGTGCTGCTTTCGGATAAAGAGACCGGTGAATTGAACTGCACGGCTTGCGAGCTGTGTATGCGCACATGTCCGACCGGTGCGATCCGGATTAAATCTCACCGCGATGAGAATAAGAGAAAAGTTCTCGATAGTTTCGTGGTGGAGACGGCGCTGTGTTGCTATTGCGGCATGTGCGAAGAGGCCTGCAATTTCTGTGCGATTAAAATGGCTACGATGTATGAGTTCTCCACGACGGATATCAATGATACCGTTTGGGATATGAAGAAGCTCCAGAAGTACGGCCGCAATGTCCCCTATGAGGATACTCGCAAGAAAAAGTCGGCCGCAGCCGAGAAACCCGCACCGAAGCCTGATGCCGGAAAACCGGCTGAAGCGAAAGCTGAAGAGGCGCCCAAGCCGGTTGAAGGAGCCAAACCCGAAGCTCCTGCAGCAAGTGATGAGAAAAAAGATGAGACCAACAAAGGAGACGAGCAATGA
- the nuoH gene encoding NADH-quinone oxidoreductase subunit NuoH, whose protein sequence is MNTPILAVGELLPLFQWCYGLLQDIGLKSPWMEIVVYTLLATGVFCLLALIALFLVWWERKIAGHLQQRYGPMRTGWHGWYQTVMDALKLLQKEDIQVAIRDKGIFFWAPVLCFTAAFLAYVVIPFGDGLIVADLNVGILYIMAVTTLTIISLLMAGWGSHNKYALLGGMRSAAQVVSYEVPMAVSVLVVVLFVGSLSMQDIVKSQAGWIWNWHIFQLPFGPIAFATYLVAGAAESNRTPFDIPEAEQELVAGYNVEYSGMKFAMFFLAEFINMFTVSAITTTLFLGGWNGPFLPSWFWFLLKTLIMVLLLMLFRWTYPRLRVDQLMKFAWKFLVPVTFANLVIAGWFKYAGWYW, encoded by the coding sequence ATGAACACTCCGATTTTAGCGGTCGGCGAACTTCTGCCGCTCTTTCAATGGTGTTATGGCCTCCTGCAGGATATCGGACTCAAATCCCCCTGGATGGAAATAGTCGTATACACTCTGCTGGCTACAGGTGTGTTCTGTTTGTTGGCGCTTATCGCTCTTTTCCTGGTCTGGTGGGAGCGTAAAATCGCCGGTCACTTGCAGCAGCGGTACGGTCCGATGCGGACCGGCTGGCATGGTTGGTATCAGACGGTTATGGATGCGCTGAAGCTGCTCCAGAAGGAAGATATCCAGGTAGCTATTCGCGATAAGGGGATTTTCTTCTGGGCGCCGGTGCTTTGTTTCACCGCTGCGTTTTTAGCTTACGTTGTTATTCCGTTCGGCGACGGTCTGATCGTGGCCGACCTGAACGTGGGCATCCTTTATATTATGGCGGTTACAACTCTGACCATTATCAGTTTGCTGATGGCCGGTTGGGGTTCTCACAATAAATACGCGTTGCTCGGCGGTATGCGTTCGGCAGCGCAGGTGGTTTCCTACGAAGTTCCCATGGCGGTTTCGGTGCTGGTGGTTGTCCTGTTCGTCGGATCGCTTTCGATGCAGGATATCGTCAAGTCGCAAGCCGGCTGGATTTGGAACTGGCACATCTTCCAATTGCCGTTTGGACCTATCGCTTTTGCCACTTATCTGGTGGCGGGAGCGGCCGAGTCCAACCGCACGCCGTTCGATATTCCCGAGGCAGAACAGGAGTTGGTCGCCGGTTATAACGTTGAGTACTCCGGTATGAAGTTCGCAATGTTCTTCCTGGCCGAGTTCATTAATATGTTCACGGTTTCAGCCATTACCACGACCTTGTTCCTGGGTGGCTGGAACGGTCCGTTCCTGCCGAGTTGGTTCTGGTTCCTGCTGAAGACGCTCATTATGGTTCTGTTGCTCATGTTGTTCCGCTGGACCTATCCGCGTCTTCGGGTCGACCAACTCATGAAGTTCGCCTGGAAGTTCCTGGTGCCGGTTACTTTCGCTAATCTCGTGATTGCCGGCTGGTTCAAATATGCCGGATGGTACTGGTAG
- a CDS encoding NADH-quinone oxidoreductase subunit D translates to MQGLRTEEFQVNMGPHHPSTHGVCRMVLTMDGERVLKIEPVIGYLHRAIEKVCENRTYVQCLPLMDRFEYVTSMATNQVFSMAAEKLGGVEVPERAEYLRVIMVELNRIASHLLFYGVTAMDIGAYTPFLYGLRERELIIDLFEETCGQRLTYNYIRIGGVSKDILPGFEQRCRKALDTIEAKLVEYEGLLNENPIWLARTKGIGILPAETAIAYGASGPVLRASGVDYDVRRDDPYSIYHKLDWKVPTQKSGDCFDRYMQRLDEIRVSIKIIRQALDGLPEGEFKAKVSPKFKPAPGECYNRIESARGEMGCHLISNGGPKPLRVKLRGSSYNNLQVLPAFGANCMIADLVAIFATLDVILPEVDR, encoded by the coding sequence ATGCAGGGACTTCGTACTGAAGAATTCCAGGTCAACATGGGGCCGCACCACCCCTCGACCCACGGCGTTTGTCGCATGGTCCTGACTATGGACGGCGAGCGGGTACTGAAAATCGAACCGGTTATCGGTTACCTGCATCGCGCCATCGAGAAGGTGTGCGAAAACCGTACTTACGTGCAATGTCTGCCGTTGATGGACCGTTTCGAGTATGTCACGTCCATGGCAACCAATCAGGTGTTCTCCATGGCAGCCGAAAAGCTGGGTGGAGTAGAAGTGCCGGAACGGGCCGAGTACCTGCGGGTCATCATGGTCGAGCTGAACCGAATCGCCTCGCACCTGCTGTTTTACGGTGTTACGGCGATGGATATCGGGGCTTATACGCCATTCCTGTACGGTCTGCGTGAACGCGAGCTGATCATCGATTTGTTTGAAGAGACCTGCGGTCAACGGCTGACCTACAATTATATAAGGATCGGCGGAGTTTCGAAGGATATTCTGCCGGGTTTCGAACAGAGATGTCGTAAGGCGCTCGATACTATTGAAGCCAAGCTGGTCGAATACGAGGGCCTTCTGAACGAGAACCCGATCTGGCTGGCGCGCACCAAGGGAATTGGTATTCTTCCGGCTGAGACGGCTATCGCTTATGGAGCCTCCGGTCCGGTTCTGAGGGCTTCGGGGGTTGACTATGATGTTCGTCGTGACGATCCCTACTCGATCTACCATAAATTAGACTGGAAGGTGCCGACTCAGAAGAGCGGTGATTGTTTCGACCGATATATGCAGCGTCTGGATGAGATTAGGGTTTCCATAAAGATCATCCGACAGGCGCTGGACGGCCTTCCTGAGGGAGAATTCAAAGCCAAGGTGTCACCCAAATTCAAGCCTGCACCGGGAGAATGCTATAATCGCATTGAATCCGCGCGCGGTGAGATGGGCTGCCATTTGATTTCCAACGGTGGTCCCAAACCGCTTCGAGTAAAACTGCGCGGCAGCTCTTACAATAACCTGCAGGTGTTGCCTGCGTTCGGGGCCAACTGCATGATTGCCGATTTAGTGGCGATTTTTGCCACTCTTGACGTTATTCTGCCGGAGGTGGATCGATGA
- a CDS encoding NADH-quinone oxidoreductase subunit C, with protein MTKEELVAYIGSHFEGKLTPVETGKFDPWFEIKPDDLLEVMQKLHDDNSLKFDFLCNLSGVDTGEHFEVAYSLASIGLKHRMDVKLSLPYEGAEVESVQKIWAGANWHEREAWELYGINFKNHGNLTRFLLPDEWDQGHPMRKDWDGPDFVRLPEV; from the coding sequence ATGACCAAAGAGGAACTTGTCGCATATATCGGCTCTCATTTCGAGGGCAAGCTGACTCCTGTGGAGACCGGTAAATTCGATCCCTGGTTCGAAATCAAACCGGATGATCTGCTGGAGGTGATGCAGAAGCTTCACGATGATAACTCCCTGAAATTCGATTTCCTTTGCAATCTCAGCGGCGTCGACACCGGCGAGCATTTTGAGGTAGCTTATTCGCTGGCCTCAATTGGTCTCAAGCACCGGATGGATGTCAAACTGAGCCTTCCTTACGAAGGGGCCGAGGTGGAGTCGGTTCAAAAGATCTGGGCCGGAGCCAACTGGCACGAGCGGGAAGCGTGGGAGTTGTACGGTATTAACTTCAAGAACCACGGTAATTTAACCCGTTTCCTGTTGCCTGATGAATGGGACCAGGGACATCCGATGCGTAAGGACTGGGACGGGCCGGATTTCGTGCGGCTGCCGGAGGTGTGA
- a CDS encoding NADH-quinone oxidoreductase subunit B family protein: MGVVKKVPYYLEKFPGGGMVATSLECVLKNAQAASVWYLLFGTACCAIELMCTGASRFDFDRLGMIFRPTPRQADLIIAAGTITKKMAPRLRRLYDQMAEPRYVIAMGGCTVKGGPFYYDSYAVEKGIDHIVPVDVYIPGCPPRPESLLEGCLTLQKKIKSQKLPDWHEK; encoded by the coding sequence ATGGGCGTAGTCAAAAAAGTGCCCTATTACCTCGAGAAATTCCCCGGTGGTGGTATGGTAGCCACCAGTCTGGAGTGCGTTCTTAAAAACGCCCAGGCGGCGTCGGTATGGTATCTGTTGTTCGGTACTGCTTGTTGTGCTATCGAATTGATGTGCACGGGCGCCTCACGTTTTGATTTCGACCGGCTAGGGATGATTTTCCGCCCGACTCCGCGTCAGGCCGACCTGATCATCGCCGCCGGTACGATTACCAAAAAGATGGCCCCGCGGTTGCGTCGCCTGTATGATCAGATGGCCGAGCCGCGTTATGTCATTGCCATGGGCGGATGCACCGTCAAGGGCGGCCCGTTCTATTATGACAGTTATGCCGTCGAGAAGGGTATCGATCACATAGTCCCGGTTGATGTATACATCCCCGGCTGTCCGCCCCGTCCCGAGTCATTGCTCGAGGGATGTCTGACCCTGCAAAAAAAGATTAAATCGCAAAAGTTGCCCGATTGGCACGAAAAGTAA
- the ndhC gene encoding NADH-quinone oxidoreductase subunit A, protein MSEYLAVLIFIIVGAGIVLITFFLNRLLRPNHPYPEKNLNYECAELPIGSSWIKFHNRFYIFGLIFVIFDVEAVFLFPWAVAFGQLGLYALVEMVLFILILMFGLFYAWKKGALEWA, encoded by the coding sequence ATGTCGGAGTATTTGGCCGTTCTGATCTTTATTATCGTCGGCGCCGGGATCGTCCTGATAACGTTCTTCCTCAATAGGTTGCTTCGCCCGAACCACCCATACCCAGAGAAGAATCTGAATTATGAGTGTGCGGAGTTGCCAATCGGGAGTTCGTGGATCAAGTTTCACAACCGATTCTACATCTTCGGACTGATCTTTGTCATTTTCGATGTGGAAGCGGTATTCTTGTTCCCCTGGGCGGTGGCGTTCGGACAACTGGGCTTGTACGCCCTGGTTGAAATGGTTCTGTTTATATTGATCCTGATGTTCGGGCTGTTCTACGCCTGGAAAAAAGGAGCACTGGAATGGGCGTAG
- a CDS encoding HD domain-containing protein: protein METPTVNTQTKVEYMPIYLDCIRVDSVLDFDLYIKLDRRMVLYRSANLPFTERTRQKLLENKVDRLFIPGDKKTNYQHYIERNLDKVLADPEINEEKKAGILYETSTNLIKDVLANPTYGENIRRSKELVSNTVGFILQGREAFLSLLTLTSFDYYTYTHSVNVCTFAIALAQQLGMKDKKFLHELGTGALLHDIGKSKISDRILNKKSALTPYEFEIMKQHPKWGLELLTETDELTSASYYPVLQHHERGDFSGYPNAIGIEDMHIFSRIVAIADSFDAMTSERVYQKAMDTYPCLKILFSLREAYDQDLLRAFTELMGPKGLT, encoded by the coding sequence ATGGAAACACCGACTGTAAATACACAGACTAAAGTCGAATATATGCCGATCTACCTTGATTGTATCCGGGTCGACTCGGTTCTTGATTTCGATTTGTATATAAAGCTCGACCGCCGGATGGTCCTTTATCGGTCGGCTAATTTGCCTTTTACCGAAAGAACACGCCAGAAATTACTCGAAAACAAAGTCGACCGGCTGTTTATCCCCGGCGACAAAAAAACCAACTACCAGCACTATATCGAGCGCAACCTGGACAAGGTCCTGGCCGATCCGGAAATCAATGAAGAGAAAAAAGCCGGAATTCTCTATGAGACCTCGACCAATCTGATCAAGGATGTCCTGGCTAATCCTACTTATGGAGAGAATATCCGCCGTTCCAAGGAACTCGTAAGCAACACCGTAGGCTTTATCCTTCAGGGACGTGAGGCATTCCTGAGTTTGTTAACCCTGACTTCGTTCGATTATTACACTTACACGCACTCGGTCAACGTTTGCACCTTCGCCATTGCCCTTGCCCAACAACTCGGTATGAAGGACAAGAAATTCCTTCATGAACTCGGTACCGGAGCGTTGCTGCACGATATCGGCAAATCGAAAATCTCCGACCGGATCCTGAATAAAAAATCCGCCCTGACTCCTTACGAGTTCGAGATCATGAAACAGCATCCCAAGTGGGGGCTGGAACTACTGACCGAAACCGATGAACTGACTTCAGCCTCGTACTATCCGGTGTTGCAGCACCACGAACGGGGTGATTTCAGCGGTTATCCAAACGCTATCGGTATCGAGGATATGCACATTTTCTCACGGATTGTGGCCATTGCCGATTCGTTCGATGCCATGACCTCCGAACGTGTTTACCAGAAGGCTATGGACACGTATCCCTGCCTGAAAATTCTTTTTTCTCTTCGTGAGGCTTACGATCAGGATCTTCTCCGAGCCTTTACCGAACTGATGGGCCCCAAGGGCCTGACCTGA